A genomic segment from Thermodesulfatator atlanticus DSM 21156 encodes:
- a CDS encoding DivIVA domain-containing protein — translation MDLTPIDIQEKSFSSSLFGYNKGEVEEFLEEIAEAFKELQRENNALKDEVSKLKKELERLTREEKHIKEALLKAENLAESIKKEAEAEAKAFLLEAREEADRLIKDAKDKRDEILFEIETLKNEREKMLIELKTFLKTWEEYLERAFKD, via the coding sequence ATGGATCTTACCCCTATTGATATCCAAGAAAAAAGCTTTTCGTCGTCTCTTTTTGGCTACAATAAAGGCGAGGTAGAAGAATTTTTGGAAGAAATAGCTGAAGCCTTTAAAGAGCTTCAGCGGGAAAATAACGCCTTAAAAGACGAAGTGTCAAAACTTAAAAAAGAGTTAGAACGACTTACACGCGAAGAAAAGCATATCAAAGAGGCCCTGCTTAAAGCGGAAAACCTGGCAGAGAGCATAAAAAAAGAGGCAGAAGCTGAGGCCAAGGCCTTTTTGCTTGAGGCTCGGGAAGAAGCTGACCGCTTAATTAAAGATGCCAAAGACAAACGGGATGAAATCCTTTTTGAGATAGAAACCCTTAAAAACGAGCGTGAAAAAATGCTTATAGAGCTCAAGACCTTTCTTAAGACCTGGGAGGAATACCTGGAACGGGCTTTTAAAGACTAA
- a CDS encoding YggT family protein, which yields MFILSNFLRALAQVIDVALSIYMWIIIIRALLSWVNPDPYNPIVRFLYGATEPVLARIRRFIPPMGGIDLSPLIAILVIMFLKQFLVPSLYDLAYALR from the coding sequence ATGTTTATCTTGTCGAACTTCTTACGGGCGTTGGCACAGGTCATTGACGTTGCGCTTTCTATTTACATGTGGATTATCATTATCAGGGCGCTTCTTTCCTGGGTGAATCCTGATCCCTATAATCCCATTGTGAGGTTTCTTTACGGAGCAACTGAACCTGTGCTAGCAAGAATTAGGCGTTTTATCCCACCAATGGGAGGCATTGATCTTTCTCCTTTGATTGCCATTTTGGTAATTATGTTTTTAAAACAATTTTTGGTGCCGTCTCTTTATGACCTTGCTTACGCTTTGAGGTGA
- a CDS encoding molybdopterin-binding protein, which translates to MRRVPVEEAVGMVIPHDLTEIRPGEFKGPAFKKGHVVKEEDIPRLKRMGKDHIYALELEEGEIHEDEAALRLANAVAGEGVYHDPNIKEGKVTFHAAYEGLLKIDTEALYQLNLLGEIMLSTKHDGFFVRKQEAIAAGRAIPLVVKGKLLDEVEKICASQKILTVKPPTIRKAALVITGNEVYYGRVEDAFVPALTPKLKKFGLEILGVKFCPDQEDFITKAISDMLASGAELVLVTGGMSVDPDDVSPKAIAALGVDSLAYGSPVLPGAMFLVAYKGKVPILGIPACGMYFKTTVLDLVLPRVICGEKITRKELAKLGHGGFCFGCKKCTFPVCPFGRGGL; encoded by the coding sequence GTGAGACGAGTTCCAGTGGAAGAGGCCGTGGGGATGGTTATTCCCCACGACCTTACCGAGATTCGTCCAGGAGAGTTTAAGGGTCCAGCCTTTAAAAAAGGCCACGTGGTGAAGGAAGAAGACATCCCGCGCTTAAAACGTATGGGAAAGGACCACATTTACGCCCTTGAGCTTGAAGAAGGCGAAATCCACGAAGACGAAGCTGCTCTTCGCCTTGCCAATGCCGTGGCAGGCGAAGGGGTTTACCATGACCCAAACATCAAAGAAGGAAAAGTCACTTTTCATGCTGCTTATGAAGGCCTTTTGAAGATAGACACCGAGGCCCTTTATCAGCTCAATCTCCTGGGTGAGATAATGCTTTCCACCAAGCATGATGGCTTTTTTGTGCGTAAGCAGGAAGCCATTGCTGCGGGGCGGGCCATTCCGCTGGTAGTTAAGGGAAAGCTTCTTGATGAAGTCGAAAAAATTTGCGCCTCGCAAAAGATACTTACGGTAAAGCCCCCTACTATTAGGAAAGCCGCCCTTGTTATCACGGGAAACGAAGTCTATTACGGCCGGGTGGAAGACGCCTTTGTCCCGGCGCTTACCCCCAAACTTAAGAAATTTGGCCTGGAGATTCTGGGTGTTAAGTTTTGTCCTGACCAGGAAGATTTCATTACCAAAGCTATTTCGGACATGCTTGCCAGTGGCGCAGAGTTGGTGCTTGTTACCGGGGGCATGTCTGTTGACCCTGACGATGTCTCGCCTAAGGCTATCGCCGCGTTAGGAGTTGATTCCCTGGCTTACGGGAGCCCGGTGCTTCCTGGGGCTATGTTTTTGGTGGCTTATAAAGGGAAGGTGCCTATTTTGGGGATACCTGCCTGTGGCATGTATTTTAAGACCACGGTGCTTGATTTGGTGCTTCCAAGGGTTATCTGTGGCGAAAAAATAACGCGTAAAGAGCTTGCCAAGCTTGGCCACGGAGGGTTTTGTTTTGGGTGTAAGAAGTGCACTTTTCCGGTTTGTCCTTTTGGCCGCGGTGGACTTTAA
- a CDS encoding PhoH family protein: MARTPEVITLQRTFEDNALARWLYGEKGAHLKTIERAFNVHIQVRGNEMHITGERLDTELADRTCEQLYGLLKAGYTLYPSDVEYATRIISQNPLINLKDIFLETVFVSSGRKVITPKTLNQKIYIDAIRNHDIVFGVGPAGTGKTYLAMAMAISYFMRGEIQRIILVRPAVEAGEKLGFLPGDMVEKVNPYLRPLYDALYDMLPYDKASRLIQKGAIEVAPLAFMRGRTLNEAFIILDEAQNTTSEQMKMFLTRLGFSSRAVITGDITQIDLPDARKSGLIEAVELLQGIEGIAFVFFDKQDVVRHPLVQRIIEAYDNKARKKGFTQ, translated from the coding sequence ATGGCTAGAACACCCGAAGTAATTACTTTACAGCGTACCTTTGAAGACAATGCCCTGGCGCGTTGGCTTTACGGCGAAAAGGGCGCACACTTAAAAACGATAGAAAGGGCCTTTAACGTGCATATCCAGGTGCGTGGCAACGAAATGCACATTACTGGTGAGCGCCTGGATACCGAGCTTGCCGACCGTACCTGTGAACAACTTTACGGGCTTCTTAAAGCGGGCTATACGCTTTATCCGAGTGACGTAGAGTATGCCACGCGCATTATTAGCCAGAACCCGCTCATTAACTTGAAAGACATATTCCTTGAGACGGTCTTTGTAAGTTCAGGGCGCAAGGTCATAACCCCCAAGACCCTTAACCAGAAAATTTACATTGACGCCATCAGGAACCACGATATCGTCTTTGGGGTAGGCCCTGCGGGGACAGGCAAAACCTATCTTGCCATGGCCATGGCCATTTCTTATTTCATGCGCGGAGAGATCCAGCGTATTATCCTGGTGCGCCCGGCAGTGGAAGCAGGAGAAAAACTCGGCTTCCTCCCAGGAGACATGGTAGAAAAGGTAAATCCTTACCTGCGTCCGCTTTATGATGCCTTATACGACATGCTCCCTTATGATAAGGCCTCACGCCTTATCCAAAAAGGTGCGATAGAAGTTGCGCCTCTTGCGTTTATGCGTGGGCGCACCCTTAACGAAGCGTTCATCATCCTTGACGAGGCCCAGAATACCACCTCTGAGCAGATGAAGATGTTTCTCACGCGCCTTGGGTTCAGTTCCCGTGCGGTTATCACCGGAGACATTACCCAGATAGACCTTCCTGATGCCCGGAAAAGCGGGCTTATCGAGGCGGTTGAGCTGCTGCAGGGGATAGAAGGCATTGCCTTTGTGTTTTTTGACAAACAGGACGTAGTGCGCCATCCGCTGGTACAGCGTATTATCGAAGCCTACGATAACAAGGCACGCAAAAAAGGATTTACCCAATGA
- a CDS encoding chloride channel protein — MKREHTRLIIDSLFLGVVGFLAAQVFTFLVDQAQHLFLINLVGYEPGKVLSETARYLIPLSTTLGGLLSGLIVYSLAPEAEGHGTDAAIKAYHYEDGYIRPRVPFVKMIASAITIGSGGSAGREGPVVQISAGIASLYATLTKRSVPERRLLLLVGMAAGLGAVFRSPIGAAMFAIGILYSEMDIESHTVLFCLLGSVTGYVLNGIFVTWEPLFHVPDISVTRPDQYLFFASLGVCSGIIAIILPEAFYRIRDFFKGLKFPQILKPALGGLGVGLLAVAFPQVLGGGYPWIQAAIDGSLPAKLMLVLIFAKILALGLTVGSGGSGGVYAPSLFVGAMLGALLAYCFQEPPAPYVVVGMLSVFGAAARVPLATLFMVIEMTGAFHMLGAAALSVIMAYFVQKFFSSAFRYQSLYEWQVPTKFDSPAHRGEFFLDVLAEAKVKDVFDPKRKKWLVFPESMPFREFVKVFFETEQHYFPVVNEEGKLVGIFSLNDIREILKQPEAWDLLTIKDVARYDIITTHPSEDIHTAFRKFTVRNIDALPVVSDDDPREFLGMLGRREVIDFYNRRLEELKKQKAPIRV, encoded by the coding sequence TTGAAAAGAGAACACACACGCCTAATCATTGATTCCCTCTTTTTGGGAGTTGTAGGCTTTTTAGCTGCTCAGGTTTTTACTTTTTTAGTGGATCAAGCGCAGCATCTCTTCCTGATAAATCTTGTGGGCTACGAACCCGGAAAGGTTTTATCAGAGACCGCGCGTTATCTTATCCCGCTTTCCACCACCCTGGGAGGGCTGCTTTCTGGTCTAATTGTTTACAGCCTAGCTCCTGAGGCAGAAGGTCACGGCACAGATGCTGCTATCAAGGCGTACCATTATGAAGACGGTTATATCAGGCCCAGGGTACCTTTTGTGAAAATGATTGCCTCGGCCATTACCATTGGCTCAGGGGGCTCAGCTGGCCGAGAAGGCCCCGTAGTCCAGATAAGTGCTGGCATTGCCTCGCTTTACGCCACCCTTACTAAGCGTTCAGTCCCTGAGCGGCGTCTTCTCTTGCTGGTAGGTATGGCGGCAGGGCTTGGGGCGGTTTTTCGTTCCCCTATTGGCGCGGCCATGTTTGCCATTGGCATCCTCTATAGTGAAATGGACATTGAATCCCATACCGTGCTCTTTTGTTTGTTGGGCTCTGTCACCGGCTACGTGCTAAACGGCATATTTGTTACCTGGGAGCCGCTTTTTCATGTTCCGGATATAAGCGTCACCAGGCCTGATCAATATCTCTTTTTTGCAAGCTTAGGGGTGTGTTCAGGAATTATAGCCATCATTTTGCCAGAGGCCTTTTACCGCATAAGGGATTTTTTCAAAGGCCTTAAGTTTCCCCAGATTTTAAAACCGGCCCTAGGCGGCTTAGGCGTAGGGCTTTTGGCCGTAGCTTTTCCTCAGGTCTTGGGAGGGGGCTATCCCTGGATTCAGGCGGCTATTGATGGAAGTCTTCCGGCAAAGCTTATGCTGGTGCTCATTTTTGCCAAAATTTTGGCCCTAGGGCTTACCGTGGGCTCAGGTGGCTCTGGCGGAGTCTATGCGCCAAGTCTTTTCGTAGGGGCCATGTTAGGTGCCTTGCTTGCTTACTGTTTTCAGGAACCCCCTGCGCCTTACGTGGTAGTAGGCATGCTTTCGGTTTTTGGCGCAGCAGCGCGCGTTCCTCTGGCGACCCTCTTTATGGTTATTGAGATGACTGGAGCCTTTCACATGCTTGGGGCCGCCGCCCTTTCGGTCATTATGGCTTATTTCGTACAGAAATTCTTTTCAAGTGCCTTCCGCTATCAAAGTCTTTACGAGTGGCAGGTTCCCACCAAGTTTGATTCTCCTGCTCATCGCGGAGAATTTTTTCTGGATGTTCTGGCTGAGGCCAAGGTGAAAGACGTTTTTGATCCGAAGCGGAAAAAATGGCTCGTGTTCCCAGAAAGCATGCCTTTTCGGGAGTTTGTAAAGGTATTTTTCGAAACAGAACAGCACTATTTCCCCGTGGTAAATGAAGAAGGAAAACTGGTTGGCATTTTTTCTTTGAACGATATTCGGGAAATACTTAAGCAACCAGAAGCCTGGGATCTTCTTACCATAAAAGATGTTGCCAGATACGATATTATCACCACGCATCCTTCAGAAGACATTCACACCGCCTTTCGCAAGTTTACTGTCCGCAACATTGACGCTCTTCCAGTGGTTTCAGATGATGATCCCCGGGAATTTTTGGGGATGCTTGGCCGTCGTGAAGTCATAGATTTTTACAACCGCAGGCTTGAAGAGCTAAAAAAGCAAAAAGCCCCTATCCGGGTATAG